The genome window ACAATGGCAGAAGTATTTGACATTTGtccagaaaatattcaatagaacGTATGTAAATATATTCATGACATTTGACTATCATCGCTAGGCCCACTGATCCCTGGATATTCGCACATGAAAAAGAACGTTCCCTAGTTCTACATAATacaatgtaaaaataataaaaagtattCATATAACAAATTTGCTGTATCTACTCCCTCTTCGGCTTTGTGTATTAACTCCCTGATAAAGCGTTAGAGAGAGTGAAGGATGAGATATTGAGTTGCGAATCTCATTTCTGTTATCGAGGAATGTATTCTTCAGCGAGCACCGATGAAATAACGGTATACGATTGTTGCGAGGACTCCCAGGGTGATTGGAATCAGCCAGGATCTCCATGAACCACTGCAATTGCCAATCATCACATCAGCACGCAGCAGCGactatttgcattttttttgcaagACAGTGGACGAATTTCGTCAGTTGTGAAgtggaaaaacgaaacaacttaattaatttctattcaattttgatttaatcTTGACGGGGGTGGGGCACTACATGATTTCTTTACTCTTTATCgcgataaatttatttgaggTATTCCATGCCGGCCAACAACCTTAGAATTGTTCTGGATTAATCGTATTTCCCTTTTACTTAGCAGAAACAATTGAATATCCAGTTCTAttcatctaatttttttctgatgataTGTCAGATAAGGCTTGAGACTCATTTGGCAGGGAATATCCCATTTAATAATGAAGAAGTTAAGTAGATCAGTGAGTTCTGATTAAAGATGAATTTAATGACGGGAGTGAAATTTTGTCACACTGTTCACCAAATTAATTGTAGAATTAATTCATCCTCATTCCATTGAATCCATCAGCCAATTACTCACgttgtttttccatttcaatgcTGATAGActtcataaataaatgcaatagatattgttaaaatatttttgaagatatccAGAATCTTTTCTGTTAGCAGAATAAAGTTGGAACAGGGTTAGTAAAATAGTTGAGAGCTCGGTTAGAATTTAGAGTACTTGTTATGACCTCGGGTGCAattaaaacatgaaaaaataccTGGATCCGTCGTCTTCTCCAGTTCCATTCGCCCCATCTCGCTTTGTATCGTCTTTCCAGGGGGGAGTTCTCTCCTCCTGTGGACATTTAGAATTTTGCATATTAGACATAACTACAATTAACAAATGTGAAATCAATTTCTCATAGTTTTTCTTTACCTCCACGACTTCTCCAATTTTATACTTTTCCATCATCTGCCGGGCGTCACTGGAATGCCCCACGTTTTCAAAAGGATCACTTGCATCGAGTCCTGATTGTTCTATGAGGAGATCTGCACCTCCAGGGTGCTACgtacgtaaaaaaattattctgcaaCCACCTTTCTTCAAACTTCTCACCTTACATAACCAAACTACTTAGCGTTTcgaacttttattttttaaaagagaATTTTACAATGGCTGAGACGATAGAATTGAGTGGGGGGTCGAATGTATGGAAAGTTCATGAGATGGAATTATCCTCCTGTCTTCTTGTAAATGGCAATAAAGAATCCATCAAACCTTAGCAAGAAAGTCAGTGACATCATAGACACTAttgtgaataataatccaagtCTCATCGGTTTCGTCATGCCGTGAGACCTCATATCGCGTAAACAACCTGACTTTCGATGATGATGCCGGGCTCGTCATGTTCTCCATTTATCTGTCAACAATTAACAATCATCATCAAGACAACAGGGCACACCCAAGGAGTGTTTCCCATTCGAGCATGGTCACGAGATTTTTCAAGGaaagtaaaatttcatttaaaaaacatCACAACAAAGGTTAGAGAATTCCAAAAGtccttttcaaaatttaaataaacacAGACATGATTAAATGTTAACACACATTAGTATTGATATCTCTCACCAATTACTTGAGGATGGTTGCAGTTTAATTGTGAAGGAATTCTTTTAACAATGAGACACTTTACTGCGAACAGTTAAAAAAAACACTGGTTCTTCAGGTCAGAGCTCACCTTTACCAACAGTAGTGTTCGACATTACCGCCAAATCTATTGATGTCGGGGACGTTTGCGCTCGatatatttgcaaaattgttAACGAATGGAAATTAGttgttagattttttttctaccaacTTCTGTTGACTTTTTTCTCACGTGAGTTGTGTCCATTGATTGTTTTTATCTTCTCCACAATCGATACCAGCCACTCATTCACATCGACTTATTTTCGATATCGATACTTTTTGAACATCGATATTCCTATCGACAATGAATGTGTGGTACCAGCTACCGGCATGTAAAGCACCAACTTACACATGAAGAAGAACACAAGAGCAAAACTCCAAGTGGCCTTGAAACTCCAAAGGTGCATAATgaagtttaattaaatttataaccaatattcattttttgttgttcCTTTGCATGGACAGAGACCGTAGTGCCTTGAGAAAGGAACCAGGGGAAGTACAATCATTCGAGGAAAATGAGGTTGACAAGTGCTGGAGTGTATTGCATCCTTTTCACGGTGATTTTGCAAAGATGTGATGGACTCATTGATCCGATCACCGGAACCATCGCCGTAGGTTTCGTTAGTGCTCTTTATTACGGTTATAACCGGCACAGCACCAGGTGCGATCGTGAGGAGTGCTGTGAGTCAAGATACATCAAAGAGGATATCCCATGCAAGTATTTAATCCCATGTAAAAATCATTCAGGCAAAAGACATGCACAAACTGTTTCTGGTAATTAATGCACCCGGAAGGTTTAGAATAATGAaactttttgataaaaaaaatcttctgtAGCTTTTGCCCTGATCATAACAAGATAAAGCATCAGTTTAGGAAACAAGAATAACTCAAAAATAAATCTAAAGACAGAAGAAGAAGTCtgatttaattattctcataAATTTCGTTTCGTAAAGGTctagggaaaaattgaaaattcgataatgagtacatgtaaaaaaattctagatttGTATACTATACTACGAAAAAATCTGTTTGGTCAGCACATAGTGCTCAAAACGGTCTTGGGTGCCTTAGCTGCTCACAGAGCACTCGTCGATCCACCAAAACCCCTGACCATGAGTTTCCATGGGCTGGCAGGCactgggaaaaattatgttgctCAAATGATCGCCGAAGCTTATTTCCTGAACGGCCAGAAGAGCAAATACTATTATTTCTTCAATGGACGAGCTGATTTTCCACTAGCTAGTCGATTAGAATCATACCAGGTAAGAACAGTCACAATTAATTACTAGCCGGCGTTGGTCATGGTTACCCTCTTTTtgaacaaaatttaaaaattaaaacgcTAACAATAATCGTCACTTTGATTTACTGCtaaatttgcaaatatttatattttgtaCTTTCATATATTTCGCTGGAAGTAATTGTCTTGATGGTTTCTGAAAATATGATTTCCTAAATGACAAAAATACGCGATTCACAACAGGATGACttgacgaataaaatttttgaggCTCTCATCCGTTGTCCCGACTCCATGTTCGTCTTCGACGAAGTCGACATGATAACTCCCGGTGTTTTAGACGCACTGGTACCCTTTCTAGATTATGGACACAGTTTGAGTTGGAGGGAGTATCCATACATTCAGAAAAATTCTGCTGTCTACATTTTCCTATCGAACACCGGGAGTCCGGAGATTGTCAAGACACTGACAGAGCTGTGGATGCAGGGAAAGAGCAGAAACGAAACGACCCTCAGTGATTTTGAGAGTTTGATACTGACTGGTGCCTTCAACGAGAAGGGAGGCTTCCATAAGAGCGACACCATCAGGACAAATCTCATCGATCACTTTGTGCCATTCCTCCCCCTGGAAGAGGAGCACGTGATAAGTTGTGTGAAGGCTGCTTTTGCCAAATTGAGTATCAATCCAACACCAGAGATGATTAAGGAGGCCATGACTTACGTGTCATACAGTCCACCTCATAATATTTATGCCAAGAGTGGTTGCAAGAGGGTGGAACAGAAAGTCAAGTCTATTGTATATCAACGTCAGTTCAATAATTAAGTCTTGAGATTATGTGCAttactcataatttttttcgagagAGAGAAAACTGCATTTGTggttgagaaataaaatagtgtattttttatatgtacattaaaatttatatctATGTATACAATTCATTGACTTAACGATTTTCTTATTGGCACAATCGGAAAACATGTGATGTTTAAAAATGAGGTCATTCAAGCGAATAACACTGGACATTAGTTAACAATCAGCGATACAGATAGACTTAGGCGATTTCTTTCATGATTTTATActtttaaaatttctctcgTTATACATAAATATCTCTTTTGTCACGTACGATTAACAGAACCAATAATGTTGCTAAAAAGTTgggcagtgaaaaaaaaaatttccacaataAAATTAGATATTAAAAACgccataaaaatgataaaaatattaaaataattgtgatAATGATTAAAATCCAGGGACTAGTTGAATTATCCTGTGTTTATCCTCACAGAACAATGCATTCTCTCTGGATCTCTTTGGATTTGACACATTATGTATGTTTTATAATTGAGGATGtacaggaaaaataattagataGTATCAATAACCTAGTTAAAAATAAGCTTAAATCGttcatcaataaattgatggcatattttcaaatgatttagCCCATTTTCAATACGAAATATGAAGGTCTGAAGAAACTGCCTGCCAAGGAGCAAGTTGGTATTATACTTTCATATTTCAAACTATTGTACATGACTGtgacataaaataaaaaaatctaaaaataaaaccatTACAATGCGTCCATTCGGAAGCCGTATAAAAAATCTCTAAAATCATGTCAACAATCCTGAGACTATGTCTCGAGGATCACCTCTCAGGCATTGCATTCCATCTAAAACAATTTCATTGCTAACAAATTTTGCACCAAAATAAAGCATTTTAAATTAGAATCTCTACTGATTGAAGAATTATTGTTCTGCTGTACATCCCACATGCCCTTACGattagaaaataattcttcataTACTACTGACGGTGGTAATTGCTGTCTACTCCTCCTCAACGTACTCCTTGGGGAAAAAACCAACTTGATCGCCAATTTTTCCCTTCCACCAACCCCTTGCATCCCCCTCCTTGCTAAGAACAACGACTCGACATCCTCTGCGAAGGTTCAACTGATTGCGCTCATTAGGACGAAAATCGAAAAGGGCTTTGGCTAGTACCCGCCTGAAGGGCCACAACAGCCGCTGATCAAGCTTCTCGAAGTTCTCAGAGAGTGACGCGCGCTCGTAATATTCTACTAATTCGACCACACTCttgaaaaaacgtgattcaCTCAGGTAATACAAGTCAGCACCGTCAACGTCACGTTTGAATACTCTAATGTGTTTTACTGCGCCATCAGCtctgaaaaatttaaacattaTTAAAAACAAATGCAGAGTATTAAATGCAATCAACTTTTCTTGTCAAACACTGAAGCTTTCCTCCCTTTTGCGCTTAATTTACCGAAAATTTTGCAATGAGGCTAATCAAAAATTAGGAGGTTtactttttataataaattaatgaaacaatTAATACGTTTGAGTAAATGAAAAGATAATTTTACTAACTTGATACTGAGTGCATAATTGGTTTCATGTTTTAATCTCGGCAGCCCGGTTGGTCGCACCCTCAGCATGTAAGTTCCATCCTCTCGTGCTTCCAATTTATGGGCAGCCCGATCCCTTCCCAACTCCCCGACAAACCATAATTTAGCGGATAATGCCCGTTCACAGGGAAGAGGAGGCggtggtggaggtggtggtggaATAGGCATGCATCGTCCAGCGTAGGAAATGCATTGTTTGTGGACAGCAAGTCGACAAACTTCACAACAATAGCCCtgccgaaaaatatttttaaaacacCTGTAGACCAACCTTTCTAaactaattttaaaaaaataattaaaccaaTTACTATTCTCTTTTCTACTATTGATAAAATCCAAAACCACCGGATCATTAATCGTTTAATTGTTAAGACTACTCCACTAgacaatcaataattttccattcattggctaaaaaaacatgaaaaacgtTAATGCAAACCTGAAAGATTCGGCCCTTGAGGAATTTCCCACACCTCTGGCAACTCCTTGCACTTTCGAATGTGGTCAATCGAAATTTATGATTAGTCTGACGACAAGCGGCAGGACTGACATTGTCAATAGCATCCTGGAGAGCCTTGATCCACATCTGCTTGAGCTCCTCAGTCCTTGCATACAATGTATAAGCGGTATAAGCGTGTTTGTGAACAAGTAACCACTGGTAAGACCATCGCGCGTCTCTTCCCAAAGTCTTGCGTGTAACGGGAACCTCCAGTCGATAGTCGTCTAGTCTGAGGGTCTCACGGTAGCAATACTGGTCACCTCTTCCAGCTTTGCACACGAGCACTGCTTGCTCGAAGATGAAGGCATAACGAGCTTTCAGTCTCTGATCTCCATGTGCTTTTACCTGTATGATGTTAATTgaagaatatattttaatgtcaAATGATTTATATGTCAGAGCCTCAAGATTAAATagtaaaataatgataaaaaattactttcaaCTCTCCATCCCTAAGTAAACGGCCAAAATCTTTCAGCTGCGTGTCCTCAGGGACCTCCCAATCCACAATAGACGCCTGTATATCCTTAATAATATCTAGAGTATCGGAATCCCTCTTGACTTCATTAATATATTGAGCAACATCGACCATGACTTCCCTGGCCTTCGCCAGTTGTCGAAGATCATCAGTCCACTCCTTGGGTGTCTCCTCGACCAATTTATCCAACAGCAAGTGGTACTTGAGAACCCTCTGCATTGGAACTGACAGAATGTCACGTAATTTAAACTTTCCATTATTGGCTTCCTGTTGGCATTTAATCACCTCCTGATTTACAAGTTCATTTTTAGCACAGGCTTCCTGAAGTGTGTTCTGAGCTAGTGTCAGATTGGCACAGTAGTCTCCATAgatgagaaatttttcccGCCAGTCCAGGAATACTTGGGCAATTGCAGCACCATCCCTGGCCTTTCGCAATTGACAGTGTACACCCCCGTGGATCTCCGCGAGGTCTTTTATaccgaaaaatattctcgaGGCGTCCTCGGGACGCAACAGTGAGAGCAGGGGCCTTTGAAAGTGTCGGATGAGACTGTTCAATACctcggaataatttttctcggtCTCTACCAACTCCTGGATCACGTAATCTCGCTTTTCCCCACCGGCAATTGCCCCGCCCTAAcgagaaaaatttgtttaatgGGGAATAGGGCTGAAAGGAAGTGATGAGATATTATTCTCCATTTAGCTGATTGAAAATACCGCGGAAGTAATTCGAATACGAAATATGGAGTTGGATATTTGTTTCAATTGTTAGAGAACTTAAAACTCTAACAACCAgagatgaaattaaaatttacatcCAATGATAAAATTTCCTCAAACTTCCATGAAACTATGCgacaataatttcaataaattgtaCAAAACATTCTAgccaaaaaatgtttcaagtATTGCGCATGAACTAGCCCAGGACGTTGAATCTACCATGCACGTGCAGTGccgcaaaaataataaataaaaaaataataacaaatattAACCTGCACAGAAGATGGGGGAGGTGGCAAGTGTAGACTACACAAATCCTGGTAGATTTCTTCACTCTGTGCATGACTGCAAAACACCCCGTAACCGTCCTCCTCATTGACAGCATCATCGCCGTCGACCCCCATCCCACAACCTGCCTCTTCCCCATCTCTCCTGCGTAACCTTCTTCGCCGGCCCTCATTCTCTCGTCTTTTTTTGCGATGCAAATGGTATAGAACGAAAAGATAACGagggaatgaaataaaataaatttcgaatgaatgaattgaaaaagagAAACATTGGCCATGCAATGTGGAGGTGGAAGTAGCTAACAAATTCAGGGAGTCAGTATCAAAAGAGAAAAACGAGATAACATTATCGTCTCTTTGTTTCAGAATTCAACTCTTTAAATATTGTctcatttatttcattcaagcactacattatttatttttggtgaCCTTGTTGCATATCTCATTATTTATAGTTACTCATAATATATGATAATTAGAGGAGaaagttataattttttccaagtcCTGAGAACTTAAGCAAAGAAGATCAGAAAAATCCTCGTATGTTAGAAAATGTATCTTTCCAATTTTGTTTTCCGTAAAAAATTCTTgtgcataatttttaaagacgGAATTTACGATACTCCATTTCAGTGCATCTCATAGAatggtaagaaaaaaaatgccattCATCCAAAGGAATTCCCTCTCGTTTTGCTATTTTAAACCAGAATAacgtcaacaaaaaaaattaggggATTGAGTGGCACAGCTGATACGTATAACGAGTGCCACAGCATAACATAAATACAATATAACACCAGCACtaaataatgaattcaatCAACGAGCTGGTGATTATTCAAACGGTGGAATGTACCTCCTTAGGGAAGAACCAATCGTTATGGGGCGTTGTTGAAAAGCAGAGTAATTCCTGATAAACATCCGACTCATCGAGCTCCACTGCCCTGGGTTTTACGGTTAAACCTACCACTGGGGCTGTGGCACTAAACCCACGAAGATTATTCATGATTACAGATGTCTGTCCACTTTCAATTGATAATTTCAATCTAACAGATGTGAAGGTAATAATGATGGTGATATTGATTTTAGGCTCTTGAAATTTTCCTCTGGATAATTTCATGTAAATATATCCCATGTCTGTACATATTAGGCCTTATTTTTCGTTACTGCTGGGGAATTATAGACGTGACGATTGCGCATCgattgtacaattttttgtaGACTTTGAGTAGCAgtatttacattattttaatGGTTTCATGAAAGCGAAGGCAAGGAGATAAGAGAAAACTGGATAGTTACCCGATCCCAGCGCTCTGAAGGTCCTTGTAGGCATCTTCATGAGACCTCTCTGTGCCAACGGAAAATCCCCTGGtaatgcaaaaatattttctatttagtACCGCAATTTACTCGATGGACTTCAACAATTTCAAGAAATTGTCGTGCAAAGCTACAGAAATTGTGTGAGAATTCGATGAATCCTTGGAAAACTTGcggaattataaaattttcctttaGAGAAAATTTTCGAACTGACGgctcattaaaattttgacaTCTCAAGAGGAAAAAGGGACCCCGGAAGAGGGAATTTCCTTGAGAAAATATCCCGCTCGTTTTTTCAAcctattttttcctctcatggAAAGGGGGGCAATATTGATTCAGGGCGAGAAACTTTCAAGGTTCACTTCCAGATTTAACAtgggaattaaaaattcagtggtCATGCCATCAGCTGCGCAAACATTGTCTGCTTTAATTTAGGAAATCGAGAAGAGCTAATGTTTCTGTGCGATCAAAAGAATATTGAAGATATCCAAGTTGGTGATTTATGGTTTTAACCccagattttttcaattacgagcatctttaacaaataaaaatcatttgaaactGACCCATTGACCTAATTATTTACGTAAACAAGATTCTCGACTGAATAATTGTATAGACTCTTTAAGAAAATTTTAACTGGAGATGTGAACCAGAATTCACAGTAAcaaaacaattaataattacattGAGAAATAGGCGACGAAATAGATTCCTCAATTACCGGATGCCTGGCACATGATTATAAACGAGTAATACCGTAGAATGAAGAGCCAATCATTTCAGTTTTCATtctattattcaataaatattcaat of Diachasmimorpha longicaudata isolate KC_UGA_2023 chromosome 3, iyDiaLong2, whole genome shotgun sequence contains these proteins:
- the LOC135160873 gene encoding cytochrome b5-like isoform X1; translation: MENMTSPASSSKVRLFTRYEVSRHDETDETWIIIHNSVYDVTDFLAKHPGGADLLIEQSGLDASDPFENVGHSSDARQMMEKYKIGEVVEEERTPPWKDDTKRDGANGTGEDDGSSGSWRSWLIPITLGVLATIVYRYFIGAR
- the LOC135160873 gene encoding cytochrome b5-like isoform X3 encodes the protein MENMTSPASSSKVRLFTRYEVSRHDETDETWIIIHNSVYDVTDFLAKHPGGADLLIEQSGLDASDPFENVGHSSDARQMMEKYKIGEVVEEERTPPWKDDTKRDGANGTGEDDGSSRCCVLM
- the LOC135160873 gene encoding cytochrome b5-like isoform X2, which encodes MENMTSPASSSKVRLFTRYEVSRHDETDETWIIIHNSVYDVTDFLAKHPGGADLLIEQSGLDASDPFENVGHSSDARQMMEKYKIGEVVEEERTPPWKDDTKRDGANGTGEDDGSRKDSGYLQKYFNNIYCIYL
- the LOC135160871 gene encoding torsin-like protein; the protein is MRLTSAGVYCILFTVILQRCDGLIDPITGTIAVGFVSALYYGYNRHSTRCDREECCESRYIKEDIPYLYTILRKNLFGQHIVLKTVLGALAAHRALVDPPKPLTMSFHGLAGTGKNYVAQMIAEAYFLNGQKSKYYYFFNGRADFPLASRLESYQDDLTNKIFEALIRCPDSMFVFDEVDMITPGVLDALVPFLDYGHSLSWREYPYIQKNSAVYIFLSNTGSPEIVKTLTELWMQGKSRNETTLSDFESLILTGAFNEKGGFHKSDTIRTNLIDHFVPFLPLEEEHVISCVKAAFAKLSINPTPEMIKEAMTYVSYSPPHNIYAKSGCKRVEQKVKSIVYQRQFNN
- the LOC135160868 gene encoding protein vav isoform X2, translated to MRKTMTGKMNAMSAQASSENGTDHECGWQECASWLTRCGALRADHKANWPTATAFDLAYTLRDGVLLCNLLNLVDTGCIDIKDVSQKPQLAQFLCLRNIKLFLSVCSSTFGLSDSDLFEASVLFDLSNFHQVLCTLSALSYSSKFRRKGIPGFSVGTERSHEDAYKDLQSAGIGATAPVVGLTVKPRAVELDESDVYQELLCFSTTPHNDWFFPKEGGAIAGGEKRDYVIQELVETEKNYSEVLNSLIRHFQRPLLSLLRPEDASRIFFGIKDLAEIHGGVHCQLRKARDGAAIAQVFLDWREKFLIYGDYCANLTLAQNTLQEACAKNELVNQEVIKCQQEANNGKFKLRDILSVPMQRVLKYHLLLDKLVEETPKEWTDDLRQLAKAREVMVDVAQYINEVKRDSDTLDIIKDIQASIVDWEVPEDTQLKDFGRLLRDGELKVKAHGDQRLKARYAFIFEQAVLVCKAGRGDQYCYRETLRLDDYRLEVPVTRKTLGRDARWSYQWLLVHKHAYTAYTLYARTEELKQMWIKALQDAIDNVSPAACRQTNHKFRLTTFESARSCQRCGKFLKGRIFQGYCCEVCRLAVHKQCISYAGRCMPIPPPPPPPPPLPCERALSAKLWFVGELGRDRAAHKLEAREDGTYMLRVRPTGLPRLKHETNYALSIKADGAVKHIRVFKRDVDGADLYYLSESRFFKSVVELVEYYERASLSENFEKLDQRLLWPFRRVLAKALFDFRPNERNQLNLRRGCRVVVLSKEGDARGWWKGKIGDQVGFFPKEYVEEE
- the LOC135160868 gene encoding protein vav isoform X1 — encoded protein: MRKTMTGKMNAMSAQASSENGTDHECGWQECASWLTRCGALRADHKANWPTATAFDLAYTLRDGVLLCNLLNLVDTGCIDIKDVSQKPQLAQFLCLRNIKLFLSVCSSTFGLSDSDLFEASVLFDLSNFHQVLCTLSALSYSSKFRRKGIPGFSVGTERSHEDAYKDLQSAGIGRENEGRRRRLRRRDGEEAGCGMGVDGDDAVNEEDGYGVFCSHAQSEEIYQDLCSLHLPPPPSSVQGGAIAGGEKRDYVIQELVETEKNYSEVLNSLIRHFQRPLLSLLRPEDASRIFFGIKDLAEIHGGVHCQLRKARDGAAIAQVFLDWREKFLIYGDYCANLTLAQNTLQEACAKNELVNQEVIKCQQEANNGKFKLRDILSVPMQRVLKYHLLLDKLVEETPKEWTDDLRQLAKAREVMVDVAQYINEVKRDSDTLDIIKDIQASIVDWEVPEDTQLKDFGRLLRDGELKVKAHGDQRLKARYAFIFEQAVLVCKAGRGDQYCYRETLRLDDYRLEVPVTRKTLGRDARWSYQWLLVHKHAYTAYTLYARTEELKQMWIKALQDAIDNVSPAACRQTNHKFRLTTFESARSCQRCGKFLKGRIFQGYCCEVCRLAVHKQCISYAGRCMPIPPPPPPPPPLPCERALSAKLWFVGELGRDRAAHKLEAREDGTYMLRVRPTGLPRLKHETNYALSIKADGAVKHIRVFKRDVDGADLYYLSESRFFKSVVELVEYYERASLSENFEKLDQRLLWPFRRVLAKALFDFRPNERNQLNLRRGCRVVVLSKEGDARGWWKGKIGDQVGFFPKEYVEEE
- the LOC135160868 gene encoding protein vav isoform X3, which encodes MSRMFIRNYSAFQQRPITIGSSLRRRENEGRRRRLRRRDGEEAGCGMGVDGDDAVNEEDGYGVFCSHAQSEEIYQDLCSLHLPPPPSSVQGGAIAGGEKRDYVIQELVETEKNYSEVLNSLIRHFQRPLLSLLRPEDASRIFFGIKDLAEIHGGVHCQLRKARDGAAIAQVFLDWREKFLIYGDYCANLTLAQNTLQEACAKNELVNQEVIKCQQEANNGKFKLRDILSVPMQRVLKYHLLLDKLVEETPKEWTDDLRQLAKAREVMVDVAQYINEVKRDSDTLDIIKDIQASIVDWEVPEDTQLKDFGRLLRDGELKVKAHGDQRLKARYAFIFEQAVLVCKAGRGDQYCYRETLRLDDYRLEVPVTRKTLGRDARWSYQWLLVHKHAYTAYTLYARTEELKQMWIKALQDAIDNVSPAACRQTNHKFRLTTFESARSCQRCGKFLKGRIFQGYCCEVCRLAVHKQCISYAGRCMPIPPPPPPPPPLPCERALSAKLWFVGELGRDRAAHKLEAREDGTYMLRVRPTGLPRLKHETNYALSIKADGAVKHIRVFKRDVDGADLYYLSESRFFKSVVELVEYYERASLSENFEKLDQRLLWPFRRVLAKALFDFRPNERNQLNLRRGCRVVVLSKEGDARGWWKGKIGDQVGFFPKEYVEEE